CCGTGCCGGCGACCGGGCGCGCGGGAGACGTCATGGGTCGACTCTAGGGCGCTGACCTGCTGGGACGGCGGGGCTGGTGCCGATCGTGATGGGACCGTGCCATGGTCGTGACCTGCGCGCGTCCTGCGCGCCGCGCACCCGGAGTAACGATCCGATAACGAAGGAGTGCGGACATTGACCGAGGCTTGTAAGGACGGTGTACTAACAAACATGACCACGACGACGACACGTCCCGGCCGACGAGGGCTGGGCAACGGTCTGCGCGCCACCTCGAAGGTGCTCCCCGAGCACGCTCGCGCGCACAACCGGTCCCTCGTGCTCCAGCACCTCTTCCACGAGGGCCCCACCTCCCGCGCCGACCTCGCGCGGGCCACCGGGCTCACCCGCGTCACCATCTCCGACCTCGTCAACGTCCTCCTCGCGGAGGCGCTCGTCGAGGAGCTCGGCACGCAGCCCGGCCGCCGGGTCGGCAAGCCCGCCATCCTCGTCGGGATGCGCACCGACGCCTACCAGATCGTCGCGCTCGACCTGTCCGACGACACCGTGCTGCGCGGCGCGGTCCTCACCCTGACGGGCGAGGCCGTCGAGCGCCAGTCGCTCGCGGTGGACGGCCGTCGCGGGGACGACCTCGTCGACCTCCTCGGCCGGTTCGCCCGTCGCCTCGTCGCCGCCGCGACCCGCCCCGTCATCGGCATCGGCGTCGGCTCGCCCGGCGTCGTGGACCCGTCGGGCCGCGTCGTCGAGGCGCCCAACGTCGAGTGGACCGACCTGCCGCTCGCCGCCGTGCTGAGCGACCGTCTCGGCCTGCCCGTCCACGTCGCCAACGACGCCAACTCCGCCGCCCTGGCCGAGTACACCTACGGCGGTGCCACCGGGTCCACGCTCGTCCTCACGGTCGGCAAGGGCGTCGGTGCCGGGGTCATGGTCGACGGCGCGCGCGTCCACGGGGCGCGGGACGCCGCCGGCGAGCTCGGCCACGTCACGGTCGTCGACACCGGCGGCGAGGTGTGCGCCTGCGGTCGCACCGGCTGCCTGGAGACGGTGCTGTCCGCGCCCGCGCTGCGCCGCGCGGTCGAGGGCCTCGACGACGCCGCCGCCGACGCCGTCCTGGCGGACGTCGGGCAGACCCTCGGTCGTGTCCTCGCCCCGGTGGTCAGCGTGCTCGACCTGCGCGAGGTGATCCTCGCGGGGCCGCCGGAGCTCCTGGCCGGCCCGCTGGGCGAGGCCGCGCTGGCGACCATCACCGCTCGCACCATGCCCACCATCGCGGCCGGCCTGGAGCTGCGCATGTCCACCCTCGACGACGACGCCGTCCTGGCCGGGGCCGCCGTCCTCGTGCTCGGGGCGCAGCTCGGAGTCTCCTGATCCCCCCGACCCCCAACCCCCGCCGGACGGCTCGGCTCGAGCCGCCCGACACCCAGTGAGAGGAAATCCCCAGTGAAGAGGAACCGTCTCGTCGCCGCGACCGCGGCGTCGACCATCACCCTGGCGCTCACGCTCACCGCGTGCTCGTCCGAGTCCGAGGCCCCGGCGGAGTCCGAGGAGACCACGGCGGCCGAGGTCGAGCCCGGCGACATCACCCTGTGGGTCGCCGGTGGCGACACGCCGGAGCCGCTGCGCGAGTACCTCGTCGAGACCTTCGAGTCCGAGAACCCCGGCTCGAGCCTCACCATCGAGCAGCAGGACTGGACCGACCTCGTCACCAAGCTGACGACGGCCCTGCCCGACGCCGCGAACACCCCGGACGTCGTCGAGCTCGGCAACACGCAGGCGCCGACCTTCACCTACGCGGGCGCGTTCCGCGAGATCTCCCCGGAGCTCTACGAGGAGCTCGGCGGCGAGAACCTGCTGCAGTCCTTCGTGGACGCCGGTTCGGTGGACGACACCGTCTACGCCCTGCCGTACTACTTCGGCTCGCGCTACATGTTCTACCGCGCGGACGTCTGGGAGAAGGCCGGGGTCGAGGTCCCGACCACGCTCGAGGAGTTCGGCACCGCGGTCAACGAGCTCAAGACCAAGAACATGTCCGGCTTCGCCCTGGGCGGCCAGGACTGGCGCAACGGCATCTCCTGGGTGTTCGCGAACGGCGGCGAGCTCGCCGT
This Isoptericola jiangsuensis DNA region includes the following protein-coding sequences:
- a CDS encoding ROK family transcriptional regulator produces the protein MTTTTTRPGRRGLGNGLRATSKVLPEHARAHNRSLVLQHLFHEGPTSRADLARATGLTRVTISDLVNVLLAEALVEELGTQPGRRVGKPAILVGMRTDAYQIVALDLSDDTVLRGAVLTLTGEAVERQSLAVDGRRGDDLVDLLGRFARRLVAAATRPVIGIGVGSPGVVDPSGRVVEAPNVEWTDLPLAAVLSDRLGLPVHVANDANSAALAEYTYGGATGSTLVLTVGKGVGAGVMVDGARVHGARDAAGELGHVTVVDTGGEVCACGRTGCLETVLSAPALRRAVEGLDDAAADAVLADVGQTLGRVLAPVVSVLDLREVILAGPPELLAGPLGEAALATITARTMPTIAAGLELRMSTLDDDAVLAGAAVLVLGAQLGVS